The following are encoded in a window of Diorhabda sublineata isolate icDioSubl1.1 chromosome 3, icDioSubl1.1, whole genome shotgun sequence genomic DNA:
- the LOC130441771 gene encoding palmitoleoyl-protein carboxylesterase NOTUM — MMKTKLRSTFAITSNQWKIFSLWLGICLALHNGHAEVTLEQPIYTNSIQRFENSGDQNGTQENEVKALKKVFLSNRSITCNDGSQAGFYLRRSHSSTKWIIFLEGGWYCYDIQTCRNRWLKQRHYMTSSKWPETKDVGGILSPNMKENPFWWNANHVFVPYCSSDSWSGTKPPTPSDLFSFMGSFIVRQVIRDLIPLGLENSTDLILSGSSAGGTGVMLNLDYVKELLHEELLLTQINVRGITDSGWFLDRIPYAPTNKPAVEAIRKGMDMWRGKVPRRCREEYMNEPWRCYFGYRLYPTLKSELFVFQWLFDEAQMDVDNVGAPVTKQQWDYIHKMGDALRHSFENVTAVFAPACISHSVLTQRHWQSVKIDDISVAEALHCWEQKTSKRKLKKLNNARVMSQNTGRKGKRKRNQRNRLEYEGVLNNDDRAGTVQDPTVEMKRRRRNRKNKKVNKNKIRPRKQQQNKENKPIFATNLHPLLDNRPSRSVLQNSKWLRKRRCVHRRLERCSWPQCNHSCPKLHNPFTGEEMDFIELLKSFGLDMNSVADALGIDMQTLNNMDHAELLNLLTQQSN, encoded by the exons ATGATGAAAACTAAATTAAGAAGTACGTTTGCAATTACTAGCAATCAGTGGAAG atattttctttaTGGCTCGGAATCTGTTTGGCATTACACAACGGACATGCGGAAGTGACTTTAGAGCAGCCGATTTATACGAATTCTATACAGAGATTCGAAAATAGCGGTGATCAGAATGGTACCCAAGAAAACGAGGTGAAAgctttgaaaaaagtttttttatcaaatagatCAATCACTTGTAACGATGGTTCACAAGCTGG ATTTTATCTCAGACGCTCGCACTCGAGTACCAAGTGGATAATTTTTCTAGAAGGAGGATGGTATTGTTATGACATTCAAACTTGTCGAAATCGATGGTTAAAGCAACGACACTATATGACTTCTTCAAAATGGCCCGAAACAAAAGACG TTGGTGGTATATTATCTccaaatatgaaagaaaatccgttttggtGGAATGCAAACCACGTGTTCGTTCCATATTGCTCCAGTGATTCTTGGAGTGGTACTAAACCGCCTACACCAAGTGATTTGTTCAGTTTCATGGGATCGTTTATTGTAAGACAAGTGATTAGAGATTTGATACCGTTGGGATTAGAAAACAGCACCGATTTGATCCTCAGTG GTAGTAGTGCAGGTGGTACTGGCGTGATGTTGAATTTAGACTACGTGAAGGAACTTCTCCACGAAGAACTTTTGCTTACTCAGATCAATGTAAGAGGAATCACCGATTCTGGATGGTTTTTGGATAGGATACCTTACGCGCCAACAAACAAACCAGCTGTTGAAGCGATTAGGAAAGGGATGGATATGTGGAGAGGCAAAGTACCTAGAAGATGTAGAGAGGAATATATGAATGAACCATGGAGGTGTTATTTTGGATATAGGCTTTATCCAACTTTGAAAT CGGAACTATTTGTATTTCAATGGCTCTTCGATGAGGCTCAAATGGATGTTGATAATGTGGGAGCGCCTGTCACCAAACAACAATGGGATTACATTCACAAAATGGGCGATGCACTCCGTCATAGTTTCGAGAACGTTACGGCGGTTTTTGCGCCCGCTTGTATATCTCACTCGGTTCTAACACAAAGACACTGGCAATCTGtaaaaatcgacgatatatccGTGGCTGAAGCTTTACACTGTTGGGAACAAAAAACaagcaaaagaaaattaaagaaactgAATAATGCGAGGGTGATGAGCCAAAATACAGGTAGAAAAGGAAAGAGGAAGAGGAATCAGAGAAACAGATTGGAGTATGAAGGAGTTTTAAATAACGATGACAGAGCTGGTACTGTTCAAGATCCGACTGTGGAGATGAAGAGGAGAAgaagaaataggaaaaataaaaaggttaataaaaacaaaa taaGACCTCGTAAACAGCAACAAAACAAAGAGAACAAACCGATTTTCGCTACAAACTTACATCCTCTATTAGACAACAGACCTTCAAGATCAGTTTTGCAAAATTCTAAGTGGCTTCGTAAACGTAGATGCGTTCATAGAAGATTAGAAAGATGCTCTTGGCCACAGTGTAACCATTCGTGTCCAAAATTGCATAATCCTTTTACCGGAGAGGAAATGGATTTTATAGAATTATTGAAATCGTTTGGACTCGATATGAACAGTGTTGCTGACGCATTAGGTATCGATATGCAAACTTTGAATAATATGGACCATGCTGAACTACTAAATTTGCTTACGCAGCAATCAAATTAA